A genomic stretch from Komagataeibacter xylinus includes:
- a CDS encoding SDR family NAD(P)-dependent oxidoreductase: MPEADIIAIVTGGSRGLGRATVEALARRGVSSILTYHTNRSAADEVVDSVEQSGARAVALQLDTGDTHSFPAFADEVRSVLREWGAEHFNYLVNMAGTSHSGLFGEVTEEDFDAAYRVHAKGPFFLTQTLLPLIADGGRIVNISSGLTRFAYPGRIAYAAMKGAVEVMTHYMAKELGARRIAVNTVAPGAIQTDFSGGMVRDNPDIARHIAEVTALGRPGLPDDIGPMIASLLSEDNRWVNAQRIEVSGGQAI, translated from the coding sequence CCTGAAGCAGACATCATTGCCATTGTCACCGGCGGCAGCCGTGGACTGGGCCGCGCAACCGTTGAAGCCCTCGCCCGACGCGGCGTCTCATCAATCCTGACCTATCACACCAACAGATCCGCAGCCGATGAGGTGGTCGATAGTGTCGAACAGAGCGGCGCCCGCGCAGTGGCCCTGCAACTCGACACCGGCGACACGCACTCCTTTCCCGCCTTCGCCGACGAAGTCCGCAGCGTGCTGCGCGAATGGGGTGCGGAGCATTTCAATTATCTGGTCAACATGGCCGGTACGTCCCATAGCGGGCTGTTTGGCGAGGTGACGGAAGAGGATTTTGATGCCGCCTATCGCGTGCACGCCAAAGGTCCGTTTTTCCTGACGCAGACGCTACTGCCACTGATCGCGGATGGTGGCCGGATCGTGAACATCTCATCCGGTCTGACGCGCTTTGCTTATCCCGGCCGGATTGCCTATGCCGCCATGAAGGGCGCGGTAGAAGTCATGACGCACTACATGGCCAAGGAACTCGGGGCCCGTCGCATTGCCGTCAACACAGTGGCGCCGGGTGCGATCCAGACGGATTTCTCGGGAGGTATGGTGCGGGACAATCCGGACATTGCCCGGCATATTGCAGAAGTAACCGCACTCGGACGTCCCGGCCTTCCTGACGACATCGGCCCGATGATCGCCTCCCTGCTGTCCGAAGACAATCGCTGGGTGAACGCGCAGCGGATCGAAGTCTCCGGTGGCCAGGCCATCTGA